DNA from Cygnus atratus isolate AKBS03 ecotype Queensland, Australia chromosome 7, CAtr_DNAZoo_HiC_assembly, whole genome shotgun sequence:
TGAATCCTGAAAGCAGGTTTTAATACCTGAAATGCTTTTAGCTTCTAGCAGAGCACGCACGAGCCAGTGCCAAGTACTCTTTAAAATCTCAGCCTCGATGTGTTGCATCTGTTTACGTAGCTTGTTCCAAAGCTGCCAGCGAGCAGGAGAGCTGTGCTCCGAGCagaggtggggctgggggctccccttCCAGGTGCACCAGACGTGGGCTCCTCACATACATTTTTCTGCACCACACGTTGGGAAAAGGGGTGCAGGGATCCCAGGGGGAATTGAGCCTTGGTTCCCGCATCCCTTGCTCAGCCCCTCAGCATCACAGGGGTGGGAGCTGAGGTCCCTTTGTGCTAGACAGCAGCTGAAGGTGGGTTTCTGGAGCTCCAGATGAGATCCTGGGTGCCAGCTTCCCCCTGAAGCCTTATTACAAGTCACTGTTCAGGTTTACTGTAACGAATGCCTCTCTCCAGGCAATATTCACTGGCAATCCTTCAGGCACCCACAGGACAAGCTGCTCTGATTGACATAAATCAAATCATAACAAATCTACTAAACAGGGCTGGTTGAGTCGCATTATATTGGATATTGGAAGGTCCCCATTAAATGAAATGTATCAAAAGCGCTGATAAGTGTACAAACACTTGCAGAGAGCAAGAGCCCTTTGCTCAAATCATGCCGAAtgtagtttgtttcttttttgctccCAGAACACCCATGAAGTCAGGAAGGGTCCTGGAAACCCATGGACAGCAGGACCGGTAAGCCCAGCGTAGCAGCTACCTTTGCATTTAAGCCTACAAACGCTGATACAGCAGCATGTCCATTTCAGAGATGACTTCCAAATAAACAGAGGGAGGAAACGAGTTTTAAGCACCACTTTACTGCGTTTCATTCGATGTCAAATTGGTTGTTTAGCTTTTGCCTGCAAGAGACTCCACCTCCTTTCAAAGTGCCCTTAAACCCCACAGCAAATCCATCCCAGAACAGCTCCTGCCTCGGTGCCACTGCAGAGGGGTCGGATACCTGACGCCGTGGAAAACCACTGCGTCAAAAAGGGATTTCCATTGGATCGAAGTTACTTATGGCTTGATACTTCTATTATATTTTCTTGGCCCTAAAAATAAGGTAAAGGAAGAGACTGCCTGTCACTGACCTGGAAAAcacccccctttctttttttttttttttggtctttttaaaggaaaaaggaccTCAAGTGGGAAGAGTTTATCTCTTGGGTTTGTTCTTCAGGCACAGGTTAAATGCCAGGCAAGTTGGAGGCCCTTGCTATCAATCACTTCCTCCTGGAACTGCATCGCCTCACTTGGAAAACAGGAGGAGAGGACATGAGACATCGCATCCCGGTGCCTTTTTAACAGCACTTAAGTCATACGCATGGGGATTCGTAACACCAGCACTTACCGCAGGAAAATGAGCAGACAccagctgattttattttctgcttagcCGAAGAAAAACCATGAGCACATTTCCCGTTTCAAACACAAGCAACATTTTGCAGGCTGACTCCCTCGAGGACAACGACAACCAGACGGCAGTAACCCAGTTTACCCAGCCGGGCTGGCAAATCGCTCTGTGGGCTATCACCTACTCCTTCATCGTTATCACCTCCATCGTTGGCAACATCACTGTCATCTGGATCATCCTTGCGCACAGGAGGATGAGGACTGCCACCAACTACTTTATCGTTAATTTGGCTCTTTCGGATTTGCTGATGTCCGCTTTCAACACcatcttcaattttatttacGCCAGTCACAACGTCTGGTATTTTGGCAAGGAGTTCTGCAGGTTTCAGAACTGGTTCCCCATCACCGCAATGTTTGTGAGCATTTACTCCATGACAGCCGTGGCCGCCGAGAGGTAAGAGGCGATTGGGGAAGATAAAGATCTGAGAAGTCTGCTCTAAGTTATAAAAAGGTTATTGCAATACTTTGTGCAATTGGCCCCCACCTACCATGGCAGGTGCCTTATCAGCAAAGTGGGAAGAGTGCTAGACAAATAGGCTATGAGGTTACACACTATTAATGGGAAGAAAGTTAGGCTCTCTTGGCTTATCTCCAGTCTGAGCCATTCCTGAGTCTGTAACAAGTACAAGTGTTTGAAATTTTATTGTTCCCACGTTCCTGGTCATAAAATGTTTACCCATCATcatgcaagcttttttttttttaaaccacgAGAAGGACCCATCATTGGGATGGAGCTGGAGCAATATGAATGTGTTGTGGGATGCTGAAAGCATCATAATCCACAACCCCACTTGCGAGTCCAGTGCAGTGGCAAACCACCAGAAATACTGGGAAGTGGATCAGAAATGGCAGTCGGTTTCACCAGTTCACAAGAGTGACCAGTTCCAAGAGGGAGGAAAGTAATTACAGAGACTTTGACTTCTGAGGTAATTTGGTATTTTTGTAATACTCTCTTACATCCACCAAGTCTCTTTTACTTGAGCTTAAATTTGGGCACTCCGAATGTGCTTCCACCTCACTGTTGAGTAGCAcgatgctgtttttctttttactagaAAGTGGTCAAAAGTCCATGGGAATTTCCTGCCTTACAGGCCGTGACATGAAAGAAATAAGGGAGATTATGCTCCCTTTGATActctctgcctgccttccttccttccatttcttcctctgtttgcCCAACTCTGGGAAGGAACATCTGTGTCTTTTCCGTCCTATGCCCCTACTGCAACCCCATAGCAAAGGTCTTCCCCTAGTCAGCCAGAAATCAAGCCCTCGCATTGGCTTTGCagtttccttcagctttcttctgcttcttatCAAGCGTGCGTATCTGCACAGGGCTCTTCCAGCTCCCCCAGGAAGGGAGCCAACATCCCTCTGGAGCCATCTGCAAACCTTGCTCCGTGAGTCATCGGGGTCACTTCTGCAACTCCCGCCCCTGCGGGTGGCTTGGTTCACCCTGGCACACCCAGCCGAGGAAGCAAGCGATAGACAAATCAAACGAGATAAACAAACCTAGCTAGCGTAAAAAAGCTTTGCCCTGCACCGCCCACTGAAACTTGCACCCGAAGCAGGGACATGGCCACGCAGCTTCCAAAGAGCAGGGCAGTGGCTCCTGTAGGCACTGTGAGGATCGCTAGCAAGCCCGGGGAGATGAGCGATGTGCTGATCACCCCACAGTTGTCCAGATGAAAGCAGATCTCTCTTTAGAGGTGACAGCAGCTCAGTTTGAGACTCAAATACTCTTTTGCTGTTCCTGGCTTTTAATCAAGGGTTGTTGATAACAGCTGTTTTATACGTGTGGTCTGCcaaggaatattaaaaaaaaaaaaaatcattttcagccTGTCCCCATGTCTCCCAGCTCCCATTTTCCTTGGGGACACTTGGCAAAAGTTTCTATAAAGCCAAAATCTCTTTAGTTGCATGACAAggatcagaaagaaaacttggcATCTCCCTGCGAACCATATTTAGCCATTCTTGCTTAACCTTAAAATAGATCCTGACACTGTCTCCTGGAAACTTGCAGCTTCCATTTATTGTTATGAGAACTTGTGTCCTCTTCGGCTCAGTTGTTTAAGTTTAATAAAACGTCTTTTGAACCTGTTTATTGTAAGGCAGGAGGACAAGAGGCGATCGATCTATTAGGCATCTTTGTCTGCTGTGGACAAGGCTCTGTCACAACCGCTCATCATCACGTTTAGGACTACTCTGCTTCCTCATTTGGGGCTGCTGCGTGCTGGAGCAGCTGTTTCCACTGCACGCAACACTCCAGGCAGAGAGGTATTATCAGCTCAAGTTTCACACTGCAGATAACAAAATCTCCTAGGCCCTCTTTGGAAGGTTTGCAAGAGTGGTAGGAGCTCAGCGTATTTCGTCCATGCGGGACAAGGACAACAGAAAGGGTGCCAGCATCTTGGGGTATCACTTGGAGGGGGCACAAAGCAGGGGTCAAAGGCAGCTCTTCTGCACAGCAAGAAGAGTGAGGAGACTTCAGCAAATCTCACCAGTGGTAGCATTTGTACCTGGGGCTTGCTGGTCACCGAGAGCTGCAGTGCATGGGTTtggccacttccctgggcaaatATTCGGGAGAACATTTGCCACTTGATTCCTCCCTGAGCAGGTTTGAGCACTGTATAATGAGGACGAGCTAAGGAAAGCAAGGTGACATGAACATTTCATAGCTAAATaaggctctgctgctgtgcagctctggctTACTTACTGTGCTGCCTGTCCGTGCAGTCAccctctgtcctgcagcaaGGCCTGAGCAGAGTTCTCTCCAAACAGCTTGGCTGGGAGACAGCACAGAATTTGTCACATTTTCGTTGTAAAAACCAGGAGGCAATTGGCATTTTCCACTCTGTTTTGCCTTTGTAAACAACCATGacaaggagaagggaaagcatGACAAGAAATGCATAATTGATTAAGGACTTGTTACGATACCCTGCGTTTCTACAGAGGGAACATAAAACCAGACAGCGCCCTGGGCTTGCAAGTAATCTAACAGTCAGATGTGCCATGAGGGCTCTGAGCAGGTGCAGGAAGAAAGGGTCAGCCTTTCCCTTAAATCACAAGCACAAGTGCTCCAGCATTTACAGGCAGAGGCGGATGGCACAGGAGCTTTCCACTGCTAAAAATCAGGGGGAAAAATTCCATAGAAAAGGATACTCAAGACTTCAATCTGCTGTTGTCATAACATGGGGTGTAAAAGAAGATTGAGATAATTAGCAGGACCAGCACATTTAGGTCATTTTcttgaggaaggaagaagggcaTGGTGTTAAACAGTGCATATCTCCGAACTAACACAGAGTTCACAGCACCAAATTTCAGACCAAAtgtacaaagcattttaaaaagtaattataaaaaaagaaattatcaaaGTAAGGGGAATACTTGCAAAGGACCATATGCAGACAGTATAAATGATTGCTTCCTCCTTGCCCCAGAAGTATCCATCCAGATGAGATCAATCTATCCTACCTTAAGACTTGCAATTATTCTCTTCAGAAGGGGCTTAGCTCCTGGAACCTGACAGAATAGCTCTACAAATAAATCCCACCATATCAGCTGGTGAGTTTTTACACTTGCTGTATTTGTTGTACAGTTTGCCAATGGAACCATAAAAGCATTACCCATTTTTCTTGCAGGTATGTGGCTATAATCCATCCCTTCAAGCCCAGGCTTTCTGCTGGAAACACCAGAGTCATCATAGGAATAATTTGGCTGGTGGCATTTGGGCTTGCCTTCCCGCAGTGCTTCTACGCTGAGATCTTGACAGACAACGGAACAACGAAGTGCATCGTCGTCTGGCCAGATGACGTCGGATCGAAGCACCAGCTCACgtaagagaaacaagaaaactcACGATTCCTGCAAAAGTTAACTATGAAATTAATGTCGTGACCAAACTGTTGGCTACAGACAGTACTGGGAGAGAGGGTAGAGGGAGGGGGAGGTTTTTAGGGGAACCACGCAGCTGGGGAATATGGGTTTGGGGCAGCCCACCTAAGCTCAGTTTAATGCAGCTGTGGAAAAAGCTACCACGTTGTCATGCTCAGGGTGAAGAAGGGTGATACTCCATCCTCCCCTGCTTTGAAAACTGGCCATAAGATCTAGAAAGCCTAGATAAAGGGCTTGGTGGATTTAAGAGAAACTAGAGCATAAAGTCTTTAAACAAGCAATAAATCCTGGTTTTAAAGATTTTGGATTCTCCCCCTCCATCAGGCAAAAAGGAGCTGGgtatttttaatgctgagaAGCCACATAGTTAGCTAAAAATCATGCTGctgtctgtgaaaaaaaaaaaagagaggagcgTGTTTCAATCATCTTAAGGTTTTATAGATCTACTTATCTAGACACACATCTGCACTCCCGAGAGCTCCTAGCCCTCATAGCAATTTCCTCCTGCTTTAAAGCAAGATTGTTCAGACAGATGAAACAAGCCATACCCTGCATTTAGGGGATCTGCTGTGATTAATCATTATTCAAAGTACATGATACACAGAGCAGCTTGAGAAATCTATCAGGCAAAACATTTATACAAAGCAGTAATGGAAGAAtggaggaaaaggaacaaattgattaacaaaatggaaacaattcTTCAAACCAAAACCAAGTGCTAATCTCCCCACATCTATTCTTCGCTGTGAATGCCTTTCCCCAGCTACATGCACCATGGATGCTTTTCCCTTCAGCACCTCTGGCAGACAGCTGGGCGCCTCCTACGGTTAGTTATTACCCAACTAACTGGTTTTCACACTAATAAGTGCCAAGTTCCAGGAACTCCATGTAAACTTGGCTGATCCACGGCACATTCAGCCCCTGGCTGTCAGTTTTTCCCAGtcccaaaaaacagcaaagagtAAAAGCAGGTTCacatcccagccctgctgggtcACATACCTCCAAGGGCTCCTTGGTGGTACCCCCGTCCTACGTGCTTGGGAACAAAGTACACCAGGTAACCATCAGCTGAGAAGGAGGGGCAGTAGGAAATCACCTTAAAACCAAGAAGCCTTTTGGTAAAGGCTCTGTTCTCACctgaaagtgaaaacaaaatactgtgtCTGCATTTGGGGATGAAGCACGCCTATCTTCTTTTATGAGGCAAGCTGGAAAATGCTACATAACCCCTCACCTGCAAAGGTGCATGCTATTTCATTCAGATGAAAAGCATTAGGTTTATTTCTCCCACAGCCATTCTTTGGGAAGGACTGAAGCAAAGCTTTGGCAGATTACCGATGAAATCGCTGCCTGTTATCTCTGTGGGCCCAGAAAAGTTGGTCCTGAACATGGCAAATAACGGGGCAGGTTCTTTCTGGGATCCtcagctgaagagcagcagctcctgagcaCAATAAATCTCGCACATTCACTAGCTCACCCCCCGAACAGCCCCAGATTTGCAGGTTTCAGTAGCTTTCCTAGCAAGGAGGTTGGAAGCAGTGATCTCCAGAAATCATCGTGACTGATGGCTCTGTCGGGATGAATGCCTGCAATATGGAGCACGGAGAAAAAGGCACATGCAGCCACTCTCGTGACAGGCCAAATCCTGAGGAAAAGAAGTATTAAGAGAGGCGGAAAGTAGGCTGACAACAAACACTCCACATCTCACAAACAGAGTATTTTTCTATACTTATTTGCTTAATTAAGTGCCTTTTCCAGGGCAATGGCTAGCAATGAAATGCAGCCCCCCCCACATGACAGGGTAGACTTCCCACTTCCAGCACAGCTTTACACTGCTATTTCCTGACTCCGAACCATCACCTCTCCCCTTTCAGTGTCTGTCGGTGGGCTTTAACGTTGCAGAAAGGCTGGGTCCCACGTGGAGAGCCCCAATGCTGATTCCTACAGTGCTCTGCAATACAGCCGACCCCAGTTGCTAATGCAACGAGTATCTACACAGTGTTGTCCTATTGAGAAAAAACACACGCGCCCAGACTTtggcacacactgctggcagTGACCACAAGAGCCCTCCTGCCTAATCCCAGTTTTTCACACTGTTTATGTTAATGGGACAGCTGCTGTAATGAAATGAGCAGGTTGTTCCCTCCCCATAAATGGtggttgcttaaaaaaatcaaacccaagCACAGAGGAACCAGCAGAAGCTCATGGGGTAACAGAGCTCAAGCTCACGTACAGCCAAGGGAGACGGCAGCACTTTCGTCCGGAGCAGAAACCAAGTAGCCCTTTGGTGACAAAAGATTTAATTGTGCATGTGCTCACAAATAAAACCAGCCAGCAATAGAAACACAATAATGGCTGTCACTCACTGTGCACGTGCTATAAACTGGCAATGCTCCTTCCTCCCTACCTGCCCTGCTGAGTTCATGCACTCTGCTAGCAGCCAGCTACATTTGGAAGTCCCAGATCGTTGCTGAATTAAGATTTTGGTACCACTGCATTTGTCAAGTAGTTTTTCGGAATATTCCTTTTGCAAATGTGATTGAAAGGTTCACATTTTTACAGCCACAAGCCTTAGAAGTCTCTTTCCTGAGTGCAGCGGGACAGCAAAGTTCAGGTGGCCGTGGACTGTAACCCTCTGACAAAAGATAAATAGCATTACTCTGTCTTGAAAGAGCAGTGAATCCAGTCCAAGGACTAATCATCACAACATGGGAGAGATGAGATGAGCTTTTGCTGTTTACAAAAGCCCCTCTAATGATGTTTGTAGGcaaaatttctgctgctttacGCTTTGGGGTTGAAGTTAATGGGAGCCATTTTCTGATAGACCCCTTCAAAGGATATACTGACGATGCAAAtgtgcctgtttttctttttcagatatcACATTGCAGTGATCGTGTTGATCTACTTACTGCCTTTAATGGTGATGTTTGTTGCATATAGCATCATAGGAATTACTCTGTGGAGCAGCGCAATTCCAGGCAACCACATTAATAGAGTCCGCTACGAACATCAAGTCA
Protein-coding regions in this window:
- the TACR2 gene encoding substance-K receptor; the encoded protein is MSTFPVSNTSNILQADSLEDNDNQTAVTQFTQPGWQIALWAITYSFIVITSIVGNITVIWIILAHRRMRTATNYFIVNLALSDLLMSAFNTIFNFIYASHNVWYFGKEFCRFQNWFPITAMFVSIYSMTAVAAERYVAIIHPFKPRLSAGNTRVIIGIIWLVAFGLAFPQCFYAEILTDNGTTKCIVVWPDDVGSKHQLTYHIAVIVLIYLLPLMVMFVAYSIIGITLWSSAIPGNHINRVRYEHQVNAKKKFVKTMVVVVIIFAVCWLPYHIYFILGSFKEDIYQQKYIQQVYLAIFLLAMSSTMYNPIIYCCLNQR